The sequence AGTAGTGGTAGACAATAATTCCACCGACAACAGTTTAGAGATTATAAAGGAGAACTACCCTCAGGCCAAAGTGATAGCCAATAAAAAAAATCTGGGATTTGGAAAGGCTATCAACCAAGCCATAAAGGATAGCCTAAAGGATAAGCCTGACTTTTTTGGGGTGTTAAACAATGATATCAGGCTGGATAAAAACTGGCTTTACCACCTGGTGCAATATGCCAAGGGCAACCCTGGGGCAGGCATATTAAGCGGAAAGATACTGCTTTATCATTGGCCCAAGTATGTGAACAGCACCGGAGTAAATATAAATTATTTTGGCTATGGCTGGGACCGGGATTTTTTCTGTTTGGACCAGCAGCTGGACCGCAAAGGCGGGCCGGTATTGGCGGTAACCGGCAGCGCCACTTTAATCAAACGCCAGGTCTTGGAACAAGTAGGCTATTATGACCAGGATTACTTCCTTTATTATGAAGACAGCGATCTTTGCCTGCGTACCTGGAAATACACTAAATTTACGGTAGATTATGTGCCGGAGGCAGTAATCTACCATAAGTTTTCCGCTTCCCTGGGGGTATTTTCTCCCATTAAGCATTTCTATATTAAAAGAAGCCGCTTTTTATTTATATTAAAGAATTTTCCGCTATCTTTTACAGCCAAAATATTTCCCAAGATTACCCGCTATGAATTTAAGGATTTTATGGGACCTTTGCTGTATAGGCTGGATTTTGGCAATTTTTTCCGGGAGCTTTATGTCTATCTGATTTTCTTAGCCCGGTTTCC comes from Actinomycetota bacterium and encodes:
- a CDS encoding glycosyltransferase family 2 protein gives rise to the protein MDDFQVVLIIINYNGQPHLKECLDSVYMQTYAHFRVVVVDNNSTDNSLEIIKENYPQAKVIANKKNLGFGKAINQAIKDSLKDKPDFFGVLNNDIRLDKNWLYHLVQYAKGNPGAGILSGKILLYHWPKYVNSTGVNINYFGYGWDRDFFCLDQQLDRKGGPVLAVTGSATLIKRQVLEQVGYYDQDYFLYYEDSDLCLRTWKYTKFTVDYVPEAVIYHKFSASLGVFSPIKHFYIKRSRFLFILKNFPLSFTAKIFPKITRYEFKDFMGPLLYRLDFGNFFRELYVYLIFLARFPFYILKKLFIRKKAVKMDWWQMLHPSYSKSATKNIHPEYVDIVNGDSNRYGQVGPRIIAGVNDKGLGSGWSAIIESIPRGRLARGKASCRFQIDYQSQYNYYLQIHYRNDGNQSKLNLAFSNFFASYILEPGWNTALLKVPAQVAAAETISLTLEPESGDLYVNEIAILPEGSPLLRVEL